One genomic window of Stigmatella ashevillena includes the following:
- the pelG gene encoding exopolysaccharide Pel transporter PelG, producing the protein MAGIGFELRKLLRGDSFLSLLRGYGYAGIISSGPWVISICGMMAIGVLGASGAHGARLGPFQVAITWLTALSLIFTGPLQLMLSRFVADRLFAEQADRVLPNLLGALGLNTLLAALTAGVPLACLFEEPLGVRLLLLSCFVVLCDLWVLVVMLSGLKEYRAILGVFALGYGLSVAAALGLRNFGLAGLLSGFLLGQAWMLVALFALVMRRYPLKEPVAFDFLRRKQAFYGLAAVGFLYNLGVWADKLLFWMDPATSEPVLGPLRASLIYDLPMFLAYLSLIPGMAVFLVRIETDFAEQHTAFYAAVRKGGRLPEIERLRGGMVSAVRRGLYEIFKVQGLTILLLLLAGPRLLAAFGISPFHLPLYSIDLIAAGGQVLLLAVLNVFFYLDQRKVAVLLTLELLVLNLVLTLLSMNLGTRFYGYGFAGAVFVTALTGLAVLSRKLDRLEFETFMLQP; encoded by the coding sequence GTGGCGGGGATCGGGTTCGAGCTGCGCAAGCTTCTACGGGGTGACAGCTTCCTCAGCCTGCTGCGGGGCTATGGCTACGCGGGCATCATCTCCTCGGGCCCATGGGTCATTTCCATCTGTGGAATGATGGCCATCGGCGTGCTGGGGGCCAGCGGCGCACACGGGGCGAGGCTGGGCCCCTTCCAGGTGGCCATCACCTGGCTGACAGCGCTTTCGCTCATCTTCACAGGTCCCCTCCAGTTGATGCTCTCCCGGTTCGTCGCTGACCGGCTCTTCGCGGAGCAAGCGGATCGAGTCCTCCCCAACCTTCTGGGGGCGCTGGGGCTGAACACCCTCCTGGCGGCGCTCACGGCGGGCGTGCCGCTGGCGTGCCTCTTCGAAGAGCCCCTCGGCGTGAGGCTGCTGCTGCTCTCCTGCTTCGTGGTGTTGTGTGACTTATGGGTGTTGGTGGTGATGCTCTCGGGACTGAAGGAGTACCGGGCCATCCTCGGCGTCTTCGCGCTCGGGTATGGGCTCTCGGTGGCCGCGGCGCTGGGGCTGCGGAACTTCGGACTTGCGGGGCTGCTCTCGGGCTTCCTGCTGGGCCAGGCCTGGATGCTGGTGGCCCTCTTCGCGCTGGTGATGCGGCGCTATCCTTTGAAGGAGCCCGTCGCCTTCGACTTCTTGCGTCGCAAACAAGCCTTCTACGGATTGGCGGCCGTGGGCTTCCTCTACAACCTGGGTGTCTGGGCGGACAAGCTGCTGTTCTGGATGGACCCGGCCACCTCCGAACCGGTGCTCGGCCCCCTGCGGGCTTCGCTGATCTACGACCTGCCCATGTTCCTGGCCTACCTCTCCCTCATCCCCGGGATGGCGGTCTTCCTGGTCCGCATCGAGACGGACTTCGCCGAGCAACACACGGCCTTCTACGCCGCGGTGCGCAAGGGCGGGCGGTTGCCAGAGATTGAGCGGCTCCGCGGCGGAATGGTCTCCGCGGTCCGGCGGGGGTTGTACGAAATCTTCAAGGTGCAGGGGCTGACCATTCTGCTGCTGCTGCTGGCAGGCCCCCGGCTGCTGGCCGCGTTCGGCATCTCCCCGTTCCACTTGCCGCTCTACAGCATCGATCTCATCGCCGCGGGAGGCCAAGTCCTCCTGCTGGCAGTGCTCAACGTCTTCTTCTACCTGGATCAGCGCAAGGTGGCGGTGCTCCTCACGCTGGAGCTGTTGGTGCTGAACCTGGTGCTGACCCTGCTGTCGATGAACCTCGGCACCCGCTTCTACGGCTATGGCTTCGCGGGGGCCGTCTTCGTGACAGCGCTCACCGGCCTGGCCGTGCTCTCACGCAAACTGGATCGGCTGGAATTCGAAACGTTCATGTTACAGCCGTAA
- a CDS encoding tetratricopeptide repeat protein, translated as MRGSSASDRPPLIRPAWLLVLAGTVAATLWVLAPSRRDSGAERVPLDEVALAWLRSALATHPDDAALRLRLARSQQRLSLYDEASWTVEPLLRHPGLEGAQARFIAFEGHVTRWRQEPRHEATARLGKTLETLLTERLPEEDQESLLRMALELGRPDLAAQGAEHLAEALPERRKAWRQEAGRQWLAAGQAARAAESWARGAEETPETLEAETLAVKAINATHGMRDGTAAVALAERMLKRFPRRKPLLEHALAVALAHQALPQAEHWSALLADLSPLDEEAWRRRREVALAAGALPAALAASRKLVQLNPREAEEWRWLAKVAGWAGNLEASREAWRWLALREGSAETVSQAVLLATQAHDFQSVAEVLESRRQRATLTDSEFLLLVNAHEHLGESAREEALLKARGQAPWLRRLAALQEDQGQLEAALTTWRKLEQRSEAPEEERRRQGELLWRLGRASAAMACLRDARPWARPEAVGYWRLLAELAWNQEADAEAREAYQVLRENSPPEALVNLRLVRLHAAAGWEAEREGLLEVARSHYAQALSVDGRDGPSRLGLLRLLMRREDLPGLATALSGWQQEAERGPEYFEPYARALWQLGRRREASVWFGRWAHAHPQEAGPWLEYTQALEEVGEHTAASKAFATAVPLLRPHLQSTMERLPAREAVQEMLRLVRLSERHGPPVLARAWAEALQLRAGGDAEVQAWALSRALERKDAAGVRRWLAAMHRTGRSPPAWVLLRQAMDEADGPALSSLLKTRGTELSLPDRVFAERWLGNRMRARQLLSSGSRAGLSQAQNASLDSLERELAAQLDPRVNLLTSFGQLGPLSSTLVGIEGQFPGPRESLLHARVSYHHLRAEGPGIAKETQVQLGATLGPERRPLDLRLGLIQRGARLRPSWLVRQQGALAPRLRLVGEAAWGEPADEAALLRLLGQRHRLAGTLFLKVPGEGEASAAVAAQQYWTLKDTRIGEGLGTALQVSWPWAVSQVEGRLGLTSAVDQRWLRTELPPELSAPVTRQLLPERSGSLGLQASMGRERREDERSTYLLEAWGGWLWPETRPGYRLKVGGNLNLTPLGELSARFVMGSAWGAGNSELHRVLELGWRVKL; from the coding sequence ATGCGCGGCTCGTCTGCTTCTGATCGTCCCCCGCTCATCCGTCCCGCATGGCTGCTCGTCCTCGCAGGCACGGTGGCCGCGACGCTCTGGGTGCTCGCGCCTTCTCGGAGGGACTCGGGCGCGGAGCGGGTACCCCTGGATGAAGTGGCGCTTGCCTGGCTGCGCTCGGCACTCGCGACCCATCCAGACGACGCGGCGCTCCGCCTGCGGCTCGCACGCAGCCAGCAACGGCTCTCCCTGTACGACGAGGCGTCGTGGACGGTCGAGCCATTGCTGCGACATCCCGGTCTGGAGGGCGCCCAGGCGCGGTTCATCGCCTTCGAAGGACACGTGACGCGGTGGCGCCAGGAGCCCAGGCACGAGGCCACGGCGAGACTCGGAAAGACCCTGGAGACCCTCCTCACGGAGCGCCTCCCCGAAGAGGATCAGGAGTCCCTGCTGCGCATGGCGCTGGAGCTGGGCCGGCCTGACCTCGCCGCGCAGGGGGCTGAACACCTCGCGGAAGCCCTTCCCGAGCGCCGGAAGGCCTGGCGCCAGGAAGCGGGCCGGCAATGGCTCGCGGCGGGCCAGGCGGCCCGGGCCGCCGAGAGCTGGGCACGGGGGGCAGAAGAGACGCCGGAGACCCTTGAAGCCGAAACGCTGGCCGTCAAAGCCATCAACGCCACGCACGGCATGCGGGATGGCACCGCAGCCGTGGCTTTGGCGGAACGCATGCTCAAGCGCTTTCCCAGGCGAAAGCCGCTGTTGGAGCACGCTCTGGCCGTGGCTTTGGCCCACCAGGCGCTCCCGCAGGCGGAGCACTGGTCTGCCCTGCTCGCGGATCTGTCTCCTCTGGATGAGGAGGCCTGGCGGCGGCGGCGCGAGGTGGCGCTCGCCGCCGGAGCGCTCCCCGCGGCGCTCGCTGCCAGCCGGAAGCTCGTTCAGCTCAACCCCAGGGAGGCCGAGGAATGGCGGTGGTTGGCGAAGGTCGCGGGATGGGCGGGCAACCTCGAAGCCTCTCGAGAAGCCTGGCGCTGGCTGGCCCTGCGCGAAGGCTCGGCCGAAACCGTCTCTCAGGCGGTGCTCCTGGCCACCCAGGCCCATGACTTTCAGAGCGTGGCGGAAGTGCTGGAGTCCCGCCGGCAGCGCGCCACGCTGACTGACTCGGAGTTTCTCCTGCTGGTGAATGCCCATGAGCACCTGGGAGAGTCCGCGCGCGAGGAGGCGCTGCTCAAGGCCCGGGGACAGGCACCGTGGCTGCGGCGGCTTGCAGCGCTCCAAGAGGACCAGGGTCAGCTCGAGGCCGCGCTCACCACGTGGAGGAAACTCGAGCAACGCAGTGAGGCTCCCGAGGAGGAGCGGCGGCGGCAGGGCGAACTGCTCTGGCGCTTGGGGCGAGCCTCGGCGGCCATGGCCTGCCTGCGGGATGCACGGCCGTGGGCCCGGCCTGAGGCAGTGGGTTACTGGCGGCTGCTGGCCGAGCTCGCCTGGAATCAGGAAGCGGACGCGGAGGCGCGCGAGGCCTACCAGGTCCTCCGAGAAAACTCGCCCCCGGAGGCCCTCGTGAACCTCCGGCTGGTGCGCCTTCACGCCGCCGCCGGCTGGGAAGCAGAGCGGGAAGGCCTGCTGGAGGTGGCCCGAAGCCACTATGCCCAGGCGCTCTCGGTGGACGGCCGGGATGGGCCTTCACGTCTGGGGCTTCTCCGGCTGCTGATGCGGCGGGAGGATCTCCCGGGCCTCGCCACGGCATTGTCGGGCTGGCAGCAGGAGGCCGAACGCGGGCCGGAGTACTTCGAACCCTACGCCCGTGCCCTGTGGCAACTGGGACGGCGACGCGAGGCCTCGGTGTGGTTCGGCCGGTGGGCCCACGCCCATCCCCAGGAAGCAGGGCCCTGGCTGGAGTACACCCAGGCCCTGGAAGAGGTGGGAGAACACACCGCGGCCTCCAAAGCCTTCGCCACGGCCGTGCCGCTCTTGCGTCCCCATCTTCAATCCACGATGGAACGGCTCCCAGCCCGTGAGGCCGTGCAGGAGATGCTTCGGCTTGTCCGCCTCTCGGAGCGCCATGGCCCCCCTGTCCTTGCGCGGGCCTGGGCCGAAGCGCTCCAACTTCGCGCGGGCGGCGACGCGGAGGTCCAGGCCTGGGCATTGTCCCGTGCCTTGGAGCGAAAAGACGCTGCCGGGGTGCGCCGTTGGCTCGCGGCCATGCACCGCACCGGCCGCTCACCCCCGGCGTGGGTGCTGCTCCGCCAGGCGATGGACGAGGCAGATGGTCCCGCCCTCTCGAGCCTGCTGAAGACCCGAGGCACGGAGCTGTCCTTGCCGGACCGTGTCTTCGCCGAGCGGTGGCTGGGCAACCGCATGCGTGCACGCCAACTGCTCTCCTCGGGCTCACGGGCAGGCCTCTCACAGGCCCAGAACGCCTCGCTGGACTCCCTGGAGCGGGAGCTGGCGGCGCAGTTGGATCCACGGGTGAACCTGCTGACGTCCTTCGGCCAACTCGGGCCGCTCTCGTCCACGCTCGTGGGCATCGAGGGGCAGTTCCCCGGCCCCCGAGAGAGCCTGCTGCATGCGCGTGTCTCCTACCACCACCTGAGGGCAGAAGGGCCTGGCATCGCGAAGGAGACACAGGTTCAGCTCGGGGCCACGCTGGGCCCGGAGCGGCGGCCTCTGGACCTGCGGCTGGGCCTTATTCAACGCGGCGCCCGGCTCCGTCCCTCATGGCTCGTCCGGCAACAGGGGGCGCTGGCTCCCCGGCTGCGACTGGTGGGTGAGGCAGCCTGGGGAGAGCCCGCCGACGAGGCAGCGCTCTTGCGGCTGCTCGGACAACGGCACCGGCTGGCGGGAACCCTGTTTCTGAAGGTTCCCGGTGAGGGAGAAGCCTCCGCGGCCGTGGCAGCCCAGCAATATTGGACGCTGAAGGACACGCGGATCGGAGAGGGGCTGGGCACGGCCCTCCAGGTCTCCTGGCCATGGGCCGTCTCCCAGGTGGAAGGACGGCTGGGACTCACCAGCGCGGTGGATCAGCGGTGGCTCCGCACGGAGCTTCCCCCGGAGCTGTCCGCTCCCGTCACGCGTCAACTGCTGCCCGAGCGATCGGGAAGCCTGGGACTGCAAGCCAGCATGGGACGGGAGCGCCGGGAGGACGAGCGGAGCACGTACCTCCTCGAGGCATGGGGTGGCTGGCTCTGGCCGGAGACACGTCCGGGGTATCGCCTCAAAGTGGGAGGGAACTTGAACCTGACGCCCCTGGGCGAGCTGTCGGCCCGGTTCGTGATGGGAAGTGCTTGGGGCGCGGGAAACTCGGAGTTGCACCGGGTCTTGGAATTGGGATGGCGGGTCAAGCTCTGA
- the pelF gene encoding GT4 family glycosyltransferase PelF: MSSFPSLPPGHTADVALLLEGTYPFVSGGVSSWVHQIISNFPELTFALIFIGSSRSAYGAPRYTLPPNVVHVQCAYLDEPPSSGPVRRCPASRAAFDDSAQLHEALRVPQVRMDPEVYTRVMQGIGQPDVLPARAFLHSERAWEQLREGWEQSCSDGSFVDYFWTVRSMHAPLFTLAHLAESIPPVRVAHAISTGYAGFLGALLQQRRGLPFILSEHGIYTKERKIELIRAEWIHDAPDLFGPPVQEGMGPLRRLWIRFFAGLGKLTYEAAHPIVSLYEGNRQRQILDGAAAERTVVVPNGVTLPRFSALRAARPVEVPPVLGLLGRVVPIKDIRTFIRTMRLVCTRLPQAEGWIIGPENEDAAYAQECRCLVESLGLTNQVKFLGFQKPDEVLPKLGVLMLTSISEALPLVLLEGFASGLPAVATDVGSCRELIEGNTPEDRALGAAGCVVPIADPEATARAALELLTSPGRWQAAQAAGMARVERFYDEQRMFDSYRAIYQGALGGDGGGDRVRAAQASTG; this comes from the coding sequence ATGAGCTCCTTTCCCTCGCTTCCCCCGGGCCACACCGCGGATGTCGCCCTGCTCCTGGAGGGCACCTACCCGTTCGTCAGCGGAGGGGTGTCCAGCTGGGTGCATCAGATCATCTCCAACTTCCCGGAGCTGACCTTCGCGCTCATCTTCATCGGCAGCAGCCGGAGTGCCTATGGCGCCCCGCGCTACACACTGCCGCCGAACGTCGTCCACGTTCAGTGCGCGTACCTGGATGAGCCGCCCTCTTCAGGTCCGGTCCGGCGCTGCCCCGCCTCGCGGGCCGCCTTCGACGACAGCGCCCAGTTGCACGAGGCGCTTCGAGTCCCCCAGGTGCGCATGGATCCCGAGGTCTACACCCGGGTCATGCAGGGGATCGGCCAGCCGGACGTGCTGCCTGCAAGGGCTTTCCTGCACAGTGAGCGGGCCTGGGAGCAACTCCGGGAGGGCTGGGAACAGTCCTGTTCCGACGGGTCCTTCGTGGACTACTTCTGGACCGTGCGCTCCATGCACGCGCCGCTCTTCACGCTCGCACATCTGGCCGAGTCCATTCCCCCGGTACGCGTCGCGCATGCCATCTCCACGGGCTACGCGGGGTTCCTGGGAGCGCTCTTGCAGCAGCGGCGCGGCCTGCCCTTCATCCTCAGCGAGCACGGCATCTACACCAAGGAGCGGAAGATCGAACTCATCCGCGCGGAGTGGATCCACGATGCGCCGGACCTCTTCGGCCCGCCCGTCCAGGAAGGCATGGGCCCCTTGCGCCGCTTGTGGATCCGCTTCTTCGCGGGGCTGGGAAAGCTGACGTACGAGGCCGCCCACCCCATCGTGTCCCTCTATGAAGGCAACCGTCAGCGGCAGATCCTCGACGGGGCGGCGGCCGAACGAACCGTGGTGGTCCCCAACGGGGTGACCCTGCCCCGCTTCTCCGCGCTGAGGGCCGCACGTCCGGTGGAGGTGCCTCCCGTGCTGGGACTTCTGGGCAGGGTGGTGCCCATCAAGGACATCCGCACCTTCATCCGCACGATGCGCCTGGTATGCACCCGGCTCCCCCAGGCCGAAGGGTGGATCATTGGTCCCGAAAACGAGGACGCGGCGTATGCCCAGGAGTGCCGGTGCCTCGTGGAGAGCCTGGGGCTGACGAATCAGGTGAAGTTCCTCGGCTTCCAGAAGCCGGACGAGGTGCTGCCCAAGCTGGGGGTGTTGATGCTCACCTCCATCAGTGAAGCCCTGCCCCTGGTGCTCCTGGAGGGCTTCGCCAGCGGCCTGCCCGCGGTGGCCACCGACGTGGGCTCCTGCCGGGAGCTCATCGAAGGCAACACCCCCGAGGACCGGGCGCTGGGCGCGGCGGGCTGCGTGGTGCCCATCGCGGACCCGGAAGCGACGGCGCGGGCGGCGTTGGAGCTGCTCACCTCGCCTGGGCGGTGGCAGGCCGCTCAGGCCGCGGGCATGGCGCGGGTGGAGCGCTTCTACGACGAGCAGCGGATGTTCGACAGCTATCGCGCCATCTATCAGGGCGCGCTCGGAGGCGACGGTGGCGGGGATCGGGTTCGAGCTGCGCAAGCTTCTACGGGGTGA
- a CDS encoding endo alpha-1,4 polygalactosaminidase produces the protein MNTRYWQYTVAWVTALAWACASPEVSAGPPITEPQSIAFYYGSHVPVAELAHFKQVVLEPGAVTAQELKALRESSQVYAYLSAGEVSRNSAAHPQVQPDWIISENTAWGSDVVDPLHPQVRAFLLAQAKALRQQGYHGLFLDTLDSPLAVPAPPSVVKARTQALVELLRELHQQLPGVKLLLNRGFELFPEAASFASGVVAESLFTGWNAAEERYEPVTETDRAWLQERLTKLRELHGLPVTVIDYLPPAEREQARSVARSIQALGFIPYITNARLDMLGVGPLEIVPRRVLALYDSTEGAAESSSLHRLLALPLESLGYTLDYQDVRGELPGMPLAGRYAGVVAWVSGPSLDKPKALRAWLDQQCDDGVRAALFGELGFIHEPGFLARRGLASVRLEGKVRIGQADGLIGFEAPPAPHARSLPLIQAARADVRVHLSVRDGSNREAAAILSGACGGLAQNPYVLEEGFEGQQRWVLDPFAFLTQALGLEPIPVLDATTENGRRLMVIDIDGEGFGAPAEVPGTPAVGQVLLESLLERHPLPVSLHLPTGTLGTPGLRLLARKTARRIHLEESGSDTPRSAGSLLPAGPHSLTTLAPLIRPGSKERLRATPATRSPHAYSRLTEALAWTGSPRRLTPLVIAHSVSACTTPGGVRALQKLYAWAQAQPALSLWRCEYEDRARGFSQATLARTLDGIWHFRGLGALRTLRLPAVRGWPDLEQSQGVAGFVDAPQGRYVSLTAAEARIVLSAEPSPALRLVWANAPLLSWRRQATTVEVHLRGHLPVTLALTGVAAGCRFTGAAGTVPGVLSGGVTLFHFPTADTGHARLVCF, from the coding sequence GTGAACACACGTTATTGGCAATACACGGTGGCATGGGTCACCGCGTTGGCTTGGGCTTGTGCATCCCCCGAGGTCTCCGCCGGGCCTCCAATCACCGAGCCACAAAGCATCGCCTTCTATTACGGCTCTCACGTCCCGGTGGCGGAACTCGCCCACTTCAAGCAGGTGGTGCTCGAACCCGGAGCCGTGACCGCGCAGGAATTGAAGGCCTTGCGCGAGAGCAGCCAGGTCTATGCCTACCTCAGCGCTGGAGAGGTGAGCCGGAACAGTGCGGCACACCCCCAGGTTCAACCCGATTGGATCATCTCCGAGAACACGGCCTGGGGCAGCGACGTGGTGGATCCTCTCCATCCTCAGGTCCGTGCTTTCCTCCTCGCCCAGGCCAAGGCGCTTCGGCAGCAGGGCTATCACGGCCTCTTCCTCGATACGCTGGACAGCCCCCTGGCGGTCCCCGCGCCCCCCTCGGTGGTGAAGGCACGGACCCAGGCGTTGGTGGAACTGCTGCGTGAACTGCACCAGCAATTGCCCGGCGTGAAATTGCTGCTCAACCGCGGCTTCGAACTCTTCCCCGAGGCAGCGTCCTTCGCCTCGGGCGTGGTGGCCGAAAGCCTCTTTACAGGCTGGAACGCGGCGGAAGAGCGCTACGAGCCCGTGACGGAGACGGATCGCGCCTGGCTCCAAGAGCGACTCACGAAGCTGCGCGAGCTTCACGGACTGCCGGTGACGGTCATCGACTATTTGCCACCGGCCGAGCGTGAACAGGCACGGTCCGTTGCCCGGTCCATCCAAGCGCTTGGCTTCATCCCCTATATCACCAACGCTCGTCTCGACATGCTTGGGGTTGGCCCCTTGGAGATCGTCCCCCGGAGGGTGCTGGCGCTTTACGACAGCACCGAAGGCGCGGCGGAGAGCTCCTCGCTGCATCGGCTGCTCGCGCTCCCGCTCGAGTCCCTGGGCTACACGTTGGACTACCAGGACGTGCGCGGCGAGCTGCCCGGCATGCCGCTCGCGGGCCGCTACGCGGGCGTGGTGGCCTGGGTGTCGGGTCCCTCCCTGGACAAGCCCAAGGCCTTGAGGGCCTGGCTGGACCAGCAGTGTGATGACGGCGTCCGGGCGGCGCTCTTTGGTGAGCTGGGATTCATCCATGAGCCTGGATTTCTGGCTCGCCGGGGGCTTGCGTCCGTGAGGCTGGAGGGAAAAGTCCGTATTGGACAAGCCGATGGCCTCATCGGCTTCGAGGCGCCCCCCGCTCCGCATGCCCGCTCGCTGCCCCTCATCCAGGCCGCGAGGGCGGACGTCCGGGTGCACCTGTCCGTGCGCGATGGCTCGAACCGGGAAGCTGCCGCCATTCTCTCCGGTGCCTGTGGCGGACTCGCACAGAACCCCTATGTGTTGGAAGAAGGCTTCGAGGGCCAGCAGCGCTGGGTCCTGGATCCCTTCGCCTTCCTCACCCAGGCTCTGGGCTTGGAACCCATTCCCGTGCTGGATGCCACGACGGAAAATGGCCGCCGGTTGATGGTGATCGACATTGACGGAGAGGGCTTTGGAGCCCCCGCCGAGGTGCCTGGAACCCCCGCGGTGGGACAGGTGCTCTTGGAGTCGCTCTTGGAACGCCATCCGCTGCCCGTCAGCCTGCACTTGCCGACGGGGACGCTGGGAACCCCGGGCCTGCGTTTGCTGGCGCGGAAAACGGCCCGGCGAATCCACCTCGAAGAGAGCGGATCCGACACGCCCCGCTCCGCCGGGAGCCTTCTTCCCGCAGGCCCCCACTCGCTCACCACATTGGCGCCCCTGATCCGGCCCGGGTCCAAGGAACGTCTCCGGGCCACACCGGCGACGCGCTCACCGCATGCCTACTCCCGGCTCACCGAGGCACTCGCGTGGACGGGCAGTCCCCGCCGGCTCACGCCCCTGGTGATTGCTCATTCCGTGAGCGCCTGCACCACCCCCGGGGGGGTCCGCGCCCTCCAGAAGCTGTATGCCTGGGCGCAGGCCCAACCCGCCCTGTCGTTGTGGCGCTGTGAGTACGAGGACCGGGCACGCGGTTTTTCCCAGGCCACCCTCGCGCGCACACTGGATGGCATCTGGCACTTCCGGGGGCTGGGCGCCCTGCGCACGCTGAGGTTGCCGGCAGTGCGGGGGTGGCCCGACTTGGAGCAATCCCAGGGAGTCGCCGGCTTCGTCGACGCGCCGCAGGGCCGCTACGTGAGCCTGACGGCCGCGGAGGCCCGGATCGTCTTGAGCGCAGAGCCTTCCCCAGCGCTCCGGCTGGTGTGGGCCAACGCTCCTCTTCTGTCTTGGAGGCGTCAGGCAACCACGGTGGAAGTCCACCTGCGCGGCCACCTGCCCGTCACGCTCGCGTTGACAGGGGTGGCCGCGGGATGCCGGTTCACGGGTGCTGCCGGCACCGTTCCTGGCGTCCTGTCCGGGGGTGTGACCCTCTTCCACTTCCCCACGGCGGATACCGGTCATGCGCGGCTCGTCTGCTTCTGA
- a CDS encoding GAF domain-containing protein yields the protein MRSTRATEALLENRRGSQDKHAKNDRPGAWVGWVETTLFVAAIPLLGSQLRPDDLFLLTAPFPWACMAVLLIALRYGGFHGMACALALIFGGISAWRLGIPGARLALEPSVGLLIVGCVAGEFRDGWLRRQQQADQQGQELRSRLMRLSRGYHLLRASQERMEQRLAGSAPSLRQSLSALHERLATLPSGEPRLEALGGVLLGLMASHGGVQAAALHAIDDAGRWKAEPAATFGKCLAHAEDPLVKEALRRGRMVSVRAFAAEAPASPLLAAIPLVDVDEHVWGVVAISEMPFIAFNEDTLRLLAVLAAHAGDALAQEEPARESAAVFVQIEKGLRAARRDGQVAGVVALRMQGPLASERMEALTAHHRVLDGMWRLQRPDGVITMLFLLSLTTPSGVKQFIQRLEKTLGQRAPFPGQGWVRSWPYQPHEPVEPLLAELRRTCEADEMEDRTRQCNRSGTAELGLSLEM from the coding sequence ATGCGCAGTACGAGAGCGACCGAGGCCTTGCTGGAGAACCGGCGAGGCTCGCAGGACAAGCACGCCAAGAATGATCGGCCCGGGGCGTGGGTCGGGTGGGTGGAGACAACGCTCTTCGTGGCGGCCATTCCTCTGCTGGGCAGCCAGTTGCGGCCGGATGATCTCTTTCTCCTCACGGCCCCCTTTCCCTGGGCCTGCATGGCCGTGCTCTTGATCGCGCTGCGCTATGGCGGCTTTCATGGAATGGCCTGTGCGCTGGCGCTGATCTTCGGAGGGATCTCCGCCTGGCGCCTGGGAATCCCTGGCGCACGGCTGGCGCTGGAGCCCAGCGTGGGCCTGCTGATCGTGGGCTGTGTGGCGGGCGAGTTCCGGGATGGGTGGCTCCGCCGACAGCAGCAGGCGGATCAACAAGGACAGGAACTCCGCTCCCGGCTGATGCGTCTGTCCCGCGGCTACCACCTGCTGCGAGCCTCTCAGGAACGCATGGAGCAGCGGCTCGCGGGAAGCGCACCGAGCCTGCGCCAGTCCCTGAGCGCACTGCACGAGCGGCTCGCCACCCTGCCCTCCGGTGAGCCTCGGCTCGAGGCGCTGGGAGGAGTCCTCCTGGGACTGATGGCCAGCCACGGAGGGGTGCAAGCCGCGGCGCTGCATGCCATCGATGACGCAGGCCGCTGGAAGGCAGAGCCCGCGGCCACCTTCGGGAAATGCCTCGCCCATGCGGAGGACCCGCTGGTGAAAGAAGCCCTGCGGCGAGGGCGCATGGTGAGCGTGCGCGCTTTCGCCGCCGAAGCACCGGCATCGCCGCTGCTGGCCGCCATCCCCTTGGTGGACGTGGACGAGCACGTCTGGGGCGTGGTGGCCATCTCCGAGATGCCATTCATCGCCTTCAACGAGGACACCCTGCGACTGCTGGCCGTGCTGGCGGCGCACGCCGGTGACGCACTCGCTCAAGAGGAACCTGCACGGGAATCCGCGGCCGTCTTCGTCCAGATCGAAAAAGGGCTGCGTGCAGCCCGGCGGGATGGCCAGGTCGCGGGCGTGGTGGCCCTGCGCATGCAGGGTCCCCTGGCATCCGAGAGGATGGAGGCGCTGACGGCGCACCACCGGGTGCTGGATGGGATGTGGCGCCTCCAGAGACCGGATGGGGTGATCACGATGCTCTTCCTGTTGTCCCTGACCACCCCTTCGGGGGTGAAGCAATTCATCCAGCGGCTCGAGAAGACCCTTGGGCAACGAGCGCCTTTCCCCGGCCAGGGCTGGGTGCGTTCGTGGCCCTACCAACCCCATGAGCCCGTGGAGCCGTTGCTCGCTGAACTTCGGAGGACCTGTGAAGCGGATGAGATGGAAGATCGTACTCGTCAGTGCAATCGCTCTGGAACTGCTGAGCTGGGCCTGTCTCTGGAGATGTGA